One segment of Desmodus rotundus isolate HL8 chromosome 6, HLdesRot8A.1, whole genome shotgun sequence DNA contains the following:
- the LRRN3 gene encoding leucine-rich repeat neuronal protein 3 has product MKDMPLRMQVLLSLAITTLVQAVDKKADCPQSCTCETRPWFTPRSIYMDASTVDCNDLGLLNVPARLPADTQILLLQTNSIAEIEHTVDLPVNLTGLDLSQNNLSSVTNLNVRKMPQLLSVYLEENKLTELPDKCLSGLSHLQELYINHNLLSVISPGAFIGLHNLLRLHLNSNRLQMIDSTWFDALPNLEILMIGENPIIRIKDMNFKPLINLRSLVIAGINLTEIPDNALVGLDNLESISFYDNRLLKVPHTALQKVANLKFLDLNKNPINRIRRGDFSNMLHLKEVGINNMPELVSIDSLAVDNLPDLRKIEATNNPRLSYIHPNAFFRLPKLESLMLNSNALSALYRGTIEALPSLKEISIHSNPIRCDCVIRWINMNKTNIRFMEPESLFCVDPPEFQGQNVRQVHFREMMEICLPLIGPESFPSNLDLDAGSYVSLHCRATAEPQPEIYWVTPSGQKLLPNTLTDKFYVHSEGTLDISGITPAEGGLYTCIATNLVGADLKSVMIKVDGSFPQDNNGSLNIKIKDVQANSVLVAWKASSKILKSSVKWTAFVKTDNSHAAQSARIPSDVKVYNLTHLSPSTEYNICIDVPTVYQKHRKQCVNVTTKGLDPDQKEYEKNNITTFIVCLAGFLGVIGMTGLCSWLSNKMNCDIGQNYMRSYLQKPTFTFSELYPPLIDLWETGKEKSTALEVKATVIGVPTDVS; this is encoded by the coding sequence ATGAAGGACATGCCACTCCGAATGCAGGTGCTACTCAGCCTAGCAATCACGACACTAGTGCAAGCTGTAGACAAGAAAGCGGATTGCCCACAGTCATGTACGTGTGAGACCAGGCCCTGGTTTACGCCCCGATCCATTTATATGGATGCATCTACAGTGGACTGTAATGACTTAGGTCTTTTAAATGTCccagccaggctgcctgctgACACGCAGATTCTGCTCCTGCAGACTAACAGCATTGCCGAAATTGAGCACACGGTCGACTTGCCAGTGAACCTTACCGGCCTGGACTTATCACAGAACAATTTATCTTCAGTCACCAATCTGAATGTCAGAAAGATGCCTCAGCTCCTTTCTGTGTACCTAGAGGAAAACAAACTCACGGAGCTGCCTGACAAATGTCTGTCTGGACTGAGCCACTTACAAGAACTCTATATTAATCACAACTTGCTCTCTGTGATTTCGCCAGGAGCCTTTATCGGCCTACACAATCTTCTTCGACTTCATCTCAATTCCAACAGATTGCAGATGATTGACAGCACGTGGTTTGACGCTCTCCCCAATCTGGAGATTTTGATGATCGGGGAGAATCCAATCATCAGAATCAAAGACATGAACTTTAAGCCACTTATCAATCTTCGCAGCCTGGTTATAGCTGGTATAAACCTCACGGAAATTCCAGATAATGCCTTGGTGGGGCTTGACAACTTGGAGAGCATCTCTTTTTATGACAACAGGCTTCTGAAAGTGCCCCACACTGCTCTTCAAAAAGTTGCAAACCTCAAATTTTTGGATCTCAATAAGAACCCCATTAACCGAATCCGGAGAGGCGATTTTAGCAACATGCTGCACTTGAAGGAGGTGGGGATAAATAACATGCCCGAGCTGGTTTCCATCGACAGTCTGGCTGTGGATAACTTGCcagatttaagaaaaatagaagcGACTAACAACCCCAGGTTGTCTTACATCCACCCCAATGCATTCTTCAGGCTGCCCAAGCTGGAGTCCCTCATGCTGAACAGCAACGCCCTCAGCGCCTTGTACCGCGGTACGATcgaggccctgcccagcctcaagGAGATCAGCATACACAGCAATCCCATCAGGTGCGACTGTGTCATCCGCTGGATCaacatgaacaaaaccaacaTTCGATTTATGGAGCCGGAGTCGCTGTTCTGCGTGGACCCACCCGAATTCCAAGGCCAAAATGTCCGGCAGGTACATTTCCGGGAAATGATGGAAATCTGTCTCCCTCTTATAGGGCCTGAGAGCTTTCCTTCCAACCTGGACTTAGACGCTGGGAGCTATGTTTCCTTACACTGCAGAGCTACCGCAGAGCCACAGCCTGAAATCTACTGGGTAACACCATCTGGTCAGAAACTCTTGCCTAACACTCTGACGGACAAGTTCTACGTCCACTCTGAAGGCACGCTAGATATAAGTGGCATAACCCCGGCAGAAGGGGGGCTATACACTTGCATAGCAACTAATCTGGTTGGTGCTGACTTAAAGTCCGTTATGATCAAAGTGGATGGTTCTTTTCCCCAGGATAACAATGGATCCTTGAACATTAAGATAAAAGATGTTCAGGCCAATTCAGTTCTGGTGGCCTGGAAGGCAAGTTCTAAGATTCTCAAATCCAGTGTGAAGTGGACAGCCTTTGTCAAGACGGACAACTCCCACGCCGCCCAAAGTGCTCGAATACCTTCCGATGTCAAGGTTTATAATCTCACTCATCTGAGCCCATCAACTGAGTATAACATTTGTATTGACGTCCCCACCGTCTAtcagaaacacagaaaacagtgtgtTAATGTCACCACAAAGGGGTTGGACCCTGAtcaaaaagaatatgaaaagaatAACATCACAACCTTTATTGTCTGCCTTGCAGGCTTTCTGGGGGTTATCGGCATGACAGGTCTTTGCAGCTGGCTCTCTAATAAAATGAACTGTGATATTGGACAAAACTACATGAGGAGTTACTTACAGAAACCAACCTTCACATTCAGTGAGCTTTACCCTCCTCTGATCGACCTTTGGGAAACAGGCAAAGAAAAAAGTACAGCATTGGAAGTGAAAGCAACTGTTATAGGTGTGCCAACAGATGTATCTTAA